Proteins from a single region of Oncorhynchus kisutch isolate 150728-3 unplaced genomic scaffold, Okis_V2 Okis01b-Okis20b_hom, whole genome shotgun sequence:
- the LOC109881750 gene encoding oocyte zinc finger protein XlCOF6-like: protein MSGERETLLDGIEQSLWNLTENNLRYLCERCGIAGQDGLDVKGKNYRSLRRKIEEYCESDDLMKLEDQGMSWLLQLQNDIKTIQRDAILRQSAQVDTLDGTEPSRTENEGGAESSTDPDPERHIPPERRENDSEDPSSRQSPPSSSEPQLSTSSPGPDSNHGDQRSKLGSLRIVLQKVVVVKEEEDDWDCCVAGESPNQPSASEYSPSSSEEPEHSESEDPEHSEYEDPEHSESEEPEQRRAKRKTKTHSCLACGRKFVSLYTLRRHQNRTHTGEETENRTHTGEETEKRKRQSPASGEPEQQKRKWGVRKTHSCPECGRHCPSLSALKVHQRIHTGEKPYLCSECGKGFTYQSSLRLHQKKDSADKVTCCCGQEFSSKCVLEVHLKTDTGAKPYTCCVCGKGFGKKERLKEHQRSHTGEMPYSCSFCGKGYYQKPAWKAHERTHTEEKPLCSVCGRTFSNKTTLKVHQRTHTGEKPFLCSECGKGFLSKAYLTTHQRFNCSGGEERRRAKRFHKCPDCGKEFTQANKLERHMRTHTGERPYQCSVCGMRFNQKGNLKTHFKVHTGVDPSLVADMETPSEQPRDNRRKAGRPQRCLHQHDEEGTQNLPAPQTHHLPAPQREGTQNLPAPQTHHLPAPQREGTQNLPAPQTHHLPAPQREGTQNLPAPQTHHLPAPQREGTQNLPAPQTHHLPAPQREGTSHHISAPQKPTMSPRGEKHYLCPECGKTYTREYDLRVHLRTHTGERPYQCDECGKTFVRKQGLRQHRRSHAPKPMGPTRQLGRPVSMGSSSRRPNQSPRMGSSKQQLSRVDKATPPFSSVERPMPFHTVERPMPLHRVERPMPLPDMEREHWQYWHL from the exons ATgagcggagagagagaaacgTTGTTGGATGGAATCGAACAGAGTTTGTGGAATTTAACCGAGAACAATTTACGTTACCTGTGTGAACGGTGTGGAATAGCTGGTCAAGATGGCCTCGACGTTAAAGGGAAGAATTATCGCTCGTTGCGTCGTAAAATAGAAGAATATTGTGAAAGTGATGATTTAATGAAATTAGAGGACCAGGGAATGTCTTGGTTACTCCAACTGCAAAACGACATCAAAACGATACAACGAGATGCTATCCTCAGGCAGTCAGCGCAAGTGGACACACTGGACGGCACCGAGCCAAGCAGAACCGAGAACGAGGGGGGCGCTGAGAGCTCGACAGACCCGGATCCAGAGAGACACATACCGCCAGAACGGAGGGAGAAC GACTCAGAAGACCCATCGTCCAGACAGTCCCCACCCAGTTCTTCAGAACCCCAACTCTCGACGTCATCACCGGGTCCCGACAGCAACCATGGTGACCAGAGGTCAAAACTGGGTAGTCTGCGGATAGTTCTACAAAAAGTTGTTGTCGTCAAGGAGGAGGAAGACGACTGGGATTGTTGTGTTGCAG GTGAGAGTCCCAACCAACCGTCTGCCAGTGAATATAGTCCCTCTTCATCGGAAGAACCAGAACATTCCGAATCCGAAGATCCTGAACATTCCGAATACGAAGATCCTGAACATTCCGAATCAGAAGAACCTGAACAACGACGAGCGAAACGCAAAACTAAGACTCACAGCTGCCTAGCGTGTGGGAGGAAGTTTGTCTCCTTGTACACACTAAGGAGACACcagaacaggacacacacaggagaggagacggagaacaggacacacacaggagaggagacagagaagagaaaaagacagagtcCTGCTTCAGGAGAACCTGAACAACAGAAGAGAAAATGGGGAGTCAGGAAGACCCACTCCTGCCCCGAGTGTGGGAGACACTGCCCATCGTTATCAGCACTGAAGGTCCACCAGAGAatccacactggagagaagccttacctcTGCTCTGAGTGTGGGAAGGGCTTCACTTATCAAAGTAGCTTGAGATTACACCAGAAGAAAGACTCCGCCGACAAGGTGACCTGCTGCTGTGGACAAGAGTTCTCCTCAAAGTGCGTTCTGGAGGTTCACTTGAAGACGGACACGGGAGCCAAGCCTTacacctgctgtgtgtgtggcaAAGGGTTCGGTAAAAAAGAACGGCTGAAAGAACACCAGCGATCTCACACAGGAGAGATGCCTTACTCTTGCTCGTTCTGTGGCAAGGGTTACTACCAAAAACCGGCTTGGAAAGCCCACGAGCGAACGCACACCGAGGAGAAGCCCCTGTGCTCCGTGTGCGGACGGACCTTCTCTAACAAGACTACGTTAAAAGTCcaccagcgaacacacacaggagagaagcctttcctcTGCTCTGAGTGTGGCAAGGGCTTCCTCAGTAAAGCATACCTGACGACCCACCAGCGATTCAACTGTTCCGGGGGAGAAGAACGACGGCGAGCGAAGAGGTTTCACAAGTGTCCGGACTGTGGGAAGGAGTTCACACAAGCAAACAAACTGGAGAGACacatgagaacacacacaggagagaggccttACCAGTGCTCTGTGTGTGGGATGAGGTTCAACCAGAAAGGGAATCTCAAAACGCATTTTAAAGTGCACACGG GAGTGGATCCCAGTTTAGTGGCTGACATGGAGACTCCCTCTGAACAACCTCGGGACAACAGACGTAAAGCTGGGAGGCCACAACGCTGCCTCCATCAGCATGACGAGGAGGGAACCCAAAACCTACCGGCACCACAAACCCACCACCTCCCGGCaccacagagggagggaacccaAAACCTACCGGCGCCACAAACCCACCACCTCCCGGCaccacagagggagggaacacaaAACCTACCGGCACCACAAACCCACCACCTCCCGGCaccacagagggagggaacccaAAACCTACCGGCACCACAAACCCACCACCTCCCGGCaccacagagggagggaacccaAAACCTACCGGCACCACAAACCCACCACCTACCGGCaccacagagggagggaacatcCCACCACATCTCGGCACCACAGAAACCCACCATGTCCCCCAGGGGAGAAAAACACTATCTCTGCCCTGAATGTGGCAAGACTTACACCCGGGAATACGACCTCCGAGTCCACCTCAGAACGCACACAGGAGAGCGACCGTACCAGTGCGATGAATGCGGAAAGACCTTTGTTCGGAAACAAGGGCTCCGTCAACACCGGCGGTCACACGCTCCCAAGCCCATGGGACCGACCCGTCAGTTAGGCAGACCCGTCAGCATGGGTTCCAGTAGCAGGAGACCGAACCAGTCACCCAGGATGGGAAGCTCCAAGCAGCAGTTGTCCAGGGTTGATAAAGCCACGCCTCCGTTCTCTAGTGTAGAGAGACCCATGCCCTTCCACACAGTGGAGAGACCCATGCCTTTACATCGAGTGGAGAGACCCATGCCGTTaccagacatggagagagaacaCTGGCAGTACTGGCATCTTTAA